One region of Osmia lignaria lignaria isolate PbOS001 chromosome 7, iyOsmLign1, whole genome shotgun sequence genomic DNA includes:
- the LOC117604335 gene encoding apyrase, with product MQSFLLLPFLFQISLGQTDLFQLSVIHLNDFHARFEETGPRSGICHKDNETSCIGGIARVMTVVKELMKDRPNAIFLNAGDNFQGSFWYNVHRWNATATFMNLLPHDAMTLGNHEFDNGVAGVVPFMKMVKAPIVVTNIDATEEPTMQGLYKNSTIIERGGRKIGIIGVIVQNTPNISVTEKLKFLDEVETVNEEARKLKSQGIEIIIVLSHCGLNVDRKMAASCPLVDVIVGGHSHTFLYTGETPPFTDVPEDVYPVVVDQEFTKRKVVIVQAAAFTKYVGNLTVWFDKGGEVVQWAGNPIFLSHSIEQDPETVKALEPWKEGVDAQASIIIAPSKVFLDNRCRTKECNFGNLIVDAMVDSYVDQAENQTFWTYAAVAVTNPGGIRASIDSVGRNITLGDLITSSPFENTWDVLELNGSCIKQTLEMNKILVWSGLKIIYDTNGLPRNALDVKIRCRACEVPRFENLVEDEWYRIVVPNYLVAGGDGFDTFEKCGRNHKVGYLDSDLLAAYMKKISPIIVGTDGRLIVLKTIPSRKEQNFL from the exons ATGCAATCGTTTTTATTATTGCCATTTCTGTTTCAAATATCACTGGGACAAACGGATTTATTTCAGCTCTCAGTGATACACTTGAACGATTTCCACGCAAG GTTCGAGGAAACGGGACCACGATCGGGAATATGTCACAAAGATAACGAAACGTCATGTATCGGAGGAATCGCGCGGGTAATGACGGTGGTGAAAGAATTAATGAAAGATAGACCAAACGCAATCTTCCTGAATGCCGGTGACAATTTTCAAGGGTCATTTTGGTACAACGTGCATCGTTGGAACGCGACCGCAACCTTCATGAACCTGTTACCGCACGACGCCATG ACATTAGGAAATCATGAATTCGATAATGGAGTGGCGGGTGTCGTACCTTTCATGAAAATGGTCAAGGCCCCGATCGTGGTGACGAACATAGACGCGACCGAGGAGCCAACAATGCAG GGTCTCTACAAGAACAGTACCATCATTGAGAGAGGAGGTAGAAAAATCGGAATCATCGGCGTTATTGTACAAAACACACCC AATATCTCCGTTACCGAGAAATTAAAGTTTCTGGACGAGGTAGAAACGGTGAACGAAGAGGCACGAAAATTAAAGTCCCaaggaattgaaattattatcgtCCTAAGTCACTGTGGCTTAAACGTGGACAGGAAGATGGCAGCTTCCTGTCCTTTGGTCGACGTCATCGTCGGAGGACACTCGCATACATTTTTATACACAG GAGAAACACCTCCTTTCACCGACGTCCCTGAAGACGTGTACCCTGTGGTGGTGGATCAAGAATTCACCAAAAGAAAAGTGGTGATTGTCCAAGCAGCAGCGTTCACCAA GTACGTGGGAAACTTGACGGTGTGGTTCGATAAAGGAGGGGAGGTTGTCCAGTGGGCTGGAAATCCAATTTTTCTTAGTCACTCGATCGAGCAAG ATCCTGAGACAGTCAAAGCTCTGGAACCCTGGAAAGAAGGCGTAGACGCTCAAGCATCAATCATAATTGCTCCCTCCAAGGTTTTCCTTGATAATAGGTGTCGCACAAAGGAGTgcaattttggaaatctgatCGTTGATGCTATGGTGGATTCT TACGTAGACCAAGCAGAGAACCAGACCTTCTGGACATACGCTGCTGTCGCAGTTACAAACCCTGGGGGAATTCGTGCCTCCATTGATTCTGTAGGTAGAAACATCACTTTAGGTGATTTGATAACATCCTCACCCTTTGAAAACACATGGGATGTTCTTGAATTAAATGGTAGCTGCATCAAACAG ACCctagaaatgaataaaattttagtATGGTCAGgactgaaaataatttatgataCGAATGGTTTACCCAGAAACGCACTGGATGTTAAGATAAG GTGCCGAGCTTGTGAAGTGCCGAGGTTCGAGAACTTAGTGGAAGACGAATGGTACAGGATAGTGGTTCCAAACTACTTGGTCGCTGGCGGAGATGGATTCGACACGTTCGAAAAGTGCGGCCGAAATCACAAAGTCGGATATCTTGATTCCGATCTGCTCGCAGCGTACATGAAGAAAATCAGTCCAATAATAGTTGGAACCGACGGTCGACTGATTGTTCTGAAGACTATCCCATCAAGGAAAGAACAGAATTTCTTATAG